The genomic DNA AGGGTCGGGCAACCACCTGGTGGTACAACTCTTCCAGAGTCGTGATATTTTGGCTCAGCGTGTAGCGTTCTAGGACGCGCCGCCGAGCCTTTTGCCCTAGGATAGCTGTCCATTCGGGATGCTCATGACAAATCGGCAGCAGCGTTTTCAGTTGGCTGGTCACTCGCTGGGTATCTAGCACCACCCCCGCTCCGTCCGCTAGGGCTTCGCCATCCGCTCCGGCATCGGTAGCAAGGCAAGCTAAGCCGCAGGACATTGCTTCTAGTAGAGATAGGGACAATCCTTCCACCAAGGACGGCAAAATAAACACGTCCGCTCCCCGCAAAATATCGATGCGGCGCTCCTCATCCCCCACAAACCCAGCCCAAACGATGCTGGAATCAGCTCCATAAAACGCTTTGAGCGAGGCTTCTAAAGGGCCTGAGCCTACCATTAAGAGCTTTGCGCCATTGCCCAAGGCTACGTGTCGCCATGCCCGCAACAGCGACTCTACGTTCTTCTCCAGGGCTAGGCGACCTTGGTAGACGAATAGTGTGCTGGCATCCAATTCGGTTTTGATATTGGATAATCCCGGCGTGTACTTGGCCGTATCAACACCGTTGGGAATCACCGCTACCCGCCCTTCGGGAACGCCCAAGCGCACCAACAGATCCCGCTGGATGTAGGAAAACACAATTACGCGATCAAAGTTTGCCAGCGATGGCGCATACACCTGGTAGGCTAAGTGCTGAGTATTGGAGGTTAAGTTGCGACGCTTACGGTCAAACGGTGGATGAAACGTGGCGACGAGGGGAATATCCAACGCTGCGCAAATTTCGGGCAACTTGAAATCTAAAGGCGAGAGGGTCAACGACGCATGCACCACATCGGGACGGAGTTGGCGAAGCGACTCGAACAGCACCTTCCCCGATCGCAAGGATGGAATGGTAATAATTTGTGATTTGTAGAGAAACGGCAGCGGAACTTCCTGAAACTCGGCAGAGGTTTCCTCAAATTCGGATTCAGCCTCAAACCCAGGTTCAGGCTGAGCAAAGTGGAGAAAACTAACCTGATAGCCACGCGCAGCAAGGGCTGCCGTCACTTCCCGACCGTAGGTAACGTTGCCGCAGAAGGGCGTTTTTTTTCCAAGCCAAGCGATGTGCATTCAAGTTTTACTTTGTTCTTATACAGGGATCACCACACAGAGAGGATCCCAGAACGAGATGCCTAGGGGCACGATGCGTCCGTTGAACCTCTACGGGAAATATACCAAGTTGTCGCGCCTGCTGCGATCGCCAGTCCTGACAAAATTAGGAATACCGCCTGCAAACCAAGATAGGTTTCGGCAATTCCTGCAAGGGCTAGCGGCAAACTTAGGGCAATATTAACGGCATTATTCTGGAGGCCAAACACCTTGCCCCGCATCTCTTCGGGCGTTTCGGCTTGGATGGTGGTTTGCATGGGAATTGCCACCAATGCCGCAAAAGTTCCCAAGATACCGATCAAGCTAAGGGTGATCCAAAGTTGTTGGATAAATAAAGGCAGAACGGCGAGAGCGATCGCCATACCCACGGAACCCACTAAGCTCAACTGCCGCCGCGAAAACCGCTGTCCAAACTGTCCAATCCCCGCCGCCCCAATCGCCATACCCACACCACCCGCCGCTAGCAAAAAGCCGAAC from Synechococcales cyanobacterium T60_A2020_003 includes the following:
- a CDS encoding glycosyltransferase family 4 protein, with the protein product MHIAWLGKKTPFCGNVTYGREVTAALAARGYQVSFLHFAQPEPGFEAESEFEETSAEFQEVPLPFLYKSQIITIPSLRSGKVLFESLRQLRPDVVHASLTLSPLDFKLPEICAALDIPLVATFHPPFDRKRRNLTSNTQHLAYQVYAPSLANFDRVIVFSYIQRDLLVRLGVPEGRVAVIPNGVDTAKYTPGLSNIKTELDASTLFVYQGRLALEKNVESLLRAWRHVALGNGAKLLMVGSGPLEASLKAFYGADSSIVWAGFVGDEERRIDILRGADVFILPSLVEGLSLSLLEAMSCGLACLATDAGADGEALADGAGVVLDTQRVTSQLKTLLPICHEHPEWTAILGQKARRRVLERYTLSQNITTLEELYHQVVARPSVFVKSS